TGGTTTCTGTGTGAATTAGGTGTTGGTGAGGAAGCTAACTGATGGCACTGAGCTCAGAGGAAGGGTTGTGGAAACCGAAGCATATTTGGGTGGGGAGGACAAAGCGTCCCACTCAGCAGGAGGGAAACGAACGGAGAGAAACACTGCCATGTTCATGAAGCCTGGGACCATCTACGTCTATCCCATCTATGGCATCTACCTCTGCATGAACGTCTCCAGCCAAGGTGAGGCTCCAAAAACCACTGTAATTGACCACACGCACATATTATTAGGAGTATCGCTTCACAGGAGATGGAGCCGGAAGGCTGTAACCACAGATCCCTCACCGCTAGTTATGCAAGAAACAAGTGTTTGTTTTGCTGCTGCTCTGCTTCTCTCCAACTGTTTCTCATTATAGGTCAATTTGGCACATTACATAAACCTAGGGAAAGGTTGGAGCGAACGCACACAGACACAAGCCAACAGGAAGGAGACGGCATGGAGCCGCACTAACTACtctactctgtgtgtgtgcaggggaGGGGGCGGCGGTGCTTGTGCGCTCGCTGGAGCCTCTGAGCGCTCAGGACGTCATGAGGGGCCTGCGAGCAGCCAAACGCAAGGCGGGAGCCAAAATCCTTAAGGAGAAAGAGCTCTGCAATGGGCCGTCAAAGCTGTGTCAAGCACTAGATATACAGCGCTGCTTCGACCGCAGGGATCTGGCCACTGACACAGAGGTGTGGCTTGAGAGGGACCCAGAACGAGAGGCCGTCTGCGCGGGAGAGGTGGTGTCAGCGCCCCGGATAGGAGTCGAGTCTCACGGTGAATGGGCAACCAAACCGCTTCGCTTCTACTTGAGAGGACACCCGTGTGTGAGCGTGCTGAACAGAGACGCAGAGCGCCAGATGCAGTCCTCCACTGATCTTCATAACACTGAGATGGACAGGACAGTCTGATGAAATGTTGTTtagacacaaaatcactttttaaagtagtgtttgctcaaaaatgaatcatttactcactatTATGTCGCTCTAAATCTGTGTGGTGTTTTTTGGTACCCTACTGAACAccaaaggagatgtttagcagaatgtccaagctgcttttATCTTATCCATTTAATTCTAGTTAATGCTGACTAGGGACtggcaaggttaaaaaaaatggtGAAGAGCACTCTACAAGTATCATGGCTTGTTCTCTATAGTCTCTGTAAGTCTTCTAACTCAtccaaaaaaaaaggtttacgtCATTATTCAGCGATAATCTTCTCATTTTTCCTCACAAAGCTTTCCAAATTGAGaagaatataaaacacaaatCTGCTACTGTGCTTGTTTTGTCCATTTTGGAGCTTGAAGACCCCTGGTGACTAATCATTTTCactgtattgagacatttttgcatttttgagaacattttcacatttttgagTCAACTAATCTTTTGAGTTTGAGTCTCGTAACAGCATGTTTCTTTATTGCATATTCTTGTTATTCCTGGTGCTGTATTGATTTTACAGATGTTTGGAAAACCATTTGCACTTCAAGGTAATTACAACCcccttttctctttctgtttctccacACTCAGTCTCAATGGCATGCGGTCTTATGGTCTGGAATTACCATCTTGGCATGTGTTTTGGGTCTTGTTTGCTTGAGGAGATGATTTATGACATCAGGAAGTGATCTCCAAATAGGAGATGCTTGCTTAAGCGATAAATTTTTTCCCTGTCCAAGGATGAATCACACATCACAACCCCTGaactgtttattaaaataaactgcataTGAGGTAAAATCATGACAACATAAAAATCTTTGGTCAGTACAGTTACATACACAATAGATTATGTGAGTCTCACTTCGTAATCCACTTGTGAATCTCAGCATTTCGCTTATTTAAGCCACTGTTGATGAGCAATCACGTCACAGCGTCGTCAGACTCACAGTAAGTTGAAGTTTAGTCTGGTGGACACTGGAACAGAGAGATGATGGGGTCCTCGTGGTTGGTTATCACTAAGACACTGCGAAACTTATCGTATAAAGTTTTCAGCTGCGAGCGACGCATGTTCTCATTGTACATGATCTCTTCCAAGTGATGATGGCCTCTGAAATAATGCAACAGCCTAAAGAAAGACAACAAGATGCTaatttacatgcacccaaatcATCTGTTTATAATCAGACTGAAAAGCCCGTTCAGTCTGACTGAGTTCAATCCAAATGAAATTTTGATTATTAggattattgaaaaagaaattaAGCATGTAAACACTTTCAAAAATGCTAAAGCACAGGgctgtcacatttatattttgatacattttacatCTTATGAACGTGCCTATGTTAATCTAGGCATGTCTCTTTCATTTATGTTTATTCTGTCTGTATGTCTCGtgtcttaaagtgatagttcacccaaaaaatgaaaattctgtcattaattactcgccctcaaaTCTTTCAAACCCCTAAGACCttagttcatctttggaacacaaattaagatatttttgatgaaatccgagagctttttgACCCTGTATGAataaagtagtatttttttttttttttttttatagcctcacaaaattgtgatttaaccactgatgtcacatggactatgttTCTGGGTCTTGAATTTTAGTTTTTTCGAAGAtcttaggggtttggaacgaaatgagggtgagtaattaataacaggatttgggtttttgggtgaactatccctttaaaacctgGTCAGTGGATGAGACTgaatatttactaaatatctgcTGAAAGCTGGACTGAATTCATTACGATTTATGAAAATTAGTGCATGTAAACCTACTCCTTGTTCTGTACAAAACTAGGTTTGAGATTGTAAAAACAAGCTCTAAAAGACATTCCGTCACCTGGCGAACAAGCGCAGGTCCTCTGGGTTCTGCGCTGCTGGGACACGGAGGATGGTCTGCCGCTCATGTTCGGTCAGGCTGGCCAGGAGCGTTTCTGTCATTCTTTTATTGAGAGGGGAGTCTCCTCCCGTCTGGAGCTCAGCGCTGGAGTTATCCATACTGGGACTCGTGAGGGTCATGTCATCGCTACTTGCTGCAGAGGGAAAATCAGAGAAACTACTGAGACTTTATTTGATCATAAGAGTATCTTTCAAGTGCTAAGTTGGAGCTGACTGGGTCACATACTGGGAGAGCCGAAACTGAGGGCGCTGGGTGTGCTCAGACTCCGGCCTGTAACACGTGTGACTAGGGGTGGCTCCTCCTCCTGAAGACCAGGCTCCTCCTCAATGGGCGGGACCAGCAGACAAACATACGTGTGGAGCTGAAACAGCAGCCGGTGCTGCAGCATCCAGACCACCATCTGAATGAGCTGGGCCTGCTCAGATAGTTACAGCATCTTTTAACATTCACATATCACTGTTGCACTTCGCTGCCTTCACATATCATTGTTGCATTTTGCTGTCTACGGACAGTTTCAAACTGTTTGTCAAAGCATCCATTACTCCGTATTTCACCATGGTATGAATATATCCACACAAAACAAATGATCTGCAAAATAtatctgaaggaaaaaaaattggTTTTCTAAGactattaaatgcaaaaataaatatacaattatttaaataattatttagattttataatttatattatacaattatttagatacttatataaatgtacataattatttttatttaatttaattattttattcctgaatgcactgtaagtcgctttggataaaagcgtctactaaatgcataaatgtatttaattacatttttattttatttatagaattaTTTCATACATAATTCTTCATACTTttgattaaaatgcattacaaatgGTCACATATGATTTTTAGCCGCAAAAATTAACGCTCAGATTGGATCTTAAATTCTGCATGCCCCCATGCATAACTTCATAATGCCCCTGAACTTCTTtccattggaaatgaatgacttcctcTCTGATGTTTGTGATAGATAGTGAAATGATGACCTTAGACTCTTACCTCGTGCACAGGGGCATCCAGTGGATTCCTGAACTCAGACAGAGACACCGGAAGTGAGAACTTTGCTAACATCGAGGGCAGGTCATGACCTGGAAATTGGAGGGCAAACTGCTCAGCCAGAGGAGAGTAGCTGGGGGAGGGAGACACAAAACAATGAATTATGTTTGCCTTGAGATTTTTAAAGGAATTACAGCTTTTTTGTTAAAAACTGAGAATATTTTACAGTCTGTGCAACAGACAATACATGCAAATTTAaaggtttacatttattttagttttttaagaaTATACTTACATGCAGATGTTTGCGTGGGGAGACAGCATATACACGTTGTTCTCACAGAGAGGATAGATAATGATAGCTTTACCCCAGTATACCAGATGAGCAGCTATCTGGAAGACCTGTGGGAAGCAATGTAACATTTAAGATCAGTAATATTCAACCACTAGGGACCCGAGCAAACCTCCAAGGGGACTCAAGACACAACAAGATTTAAAATAAGTGAAAACAACTAAACAACTaacaactaaatatatatattcttaaaaacctcactattataattttttttttaactgcatgtGCATTTTTATAATGATTTGACACTTTTTGGGTTATGCCAGgccctaaaatattttatcaggtaGAAATTGTTCTTAAAAATTCATAGTATTAATTGTAATCCAGTAAACCACGAATAACGAAAAGTAAATTCAAATCATTCATTTGTTCACAAACAGGAGTTCCAGGcttattaatattgtgaacaaTACAGAGCCTCGGAGTCATAAAGGTTGACAATCACTTTTTCACTTttgaatgaattcattttttagattaaaaataatCGATCTGTATCCAAAACATTAGACATAACGTTATCACAAcataattgttttgtgttgtctGTCCACTAGGTGGCAGTATAAGActtattacaacaacaacaaaacaactcaGTGACTGATAGTGTAACTTTCCATTTTACTCTCTAACCCAGCATCAGTTTTTCACCAAGAGTAAACCTGCAGCTCCTTTTTGTCAAACCAATGGAACATTTCAATACGTCAGACATGGAGGAGGACAAGGCTGTTTGACCTGCAGGAGAGCCAGGTCAGTGTCCTGGGCCAGCTGCTGCAGGTTCTTGACGGCTGAGCAGGTTTTGATGAGCCGCACTAGAGCAGGAGAGCAGTCCAGAGGGAGCTGAGCTAGCAAGGCCTTCTCGTTGTCCAGCAGCAGCAGTGCGTGATACGGCCTGCAGGGGGCACAGCGTCACAACACAGCAGTTCAAATCACACTCAGGTCTTAATAGCAAGTGCACTTGATCATGCAGAAGAGACTAAGGCCGTGTTCAGAATTTCATATAACCTTACTGGTCACAATATCTTAATACTCACTTGCTGGAGTAAATCTTCATACTGTGCACTAAGAGTACATGGATAACCTACTActatttttgccaaaaaatgaGGTGTATTGCATGCCATAGTTCAGTGTGATCAAACTAAAGAGTATTGGAAGAAGCAAATTAGCCATTTCCATTTTCCAGAAAACAACTGGATGCAATTTGCTGAATTGCAGCTTGATAAATAAACTGAACATAAACTGTAACTCACCGAATGGCCTTTAGGCTGCGCTCAAGAGCTTCTGGTGGGATGTGTTTCCCTCCCACATGGTGGATTTTGTGTGGCAGGCAGAAACTGACCTCAAGCCAGTTATTAACGTGAAGCCGGACAACTCCAGTTGTGCAGAGGCTGAAAACAATACACAATATCATCACGACTAAAAAAATGACAAGAGCTTTTCTTTTAGTGCAGAGCATGAACAAAAGCAAATAGCTGTTTGTCAGCAACATATTTAGGTTTATGAGTTTCATGCTCAACGATTTAAGTTCAAGCATCAATAACAATCCTGAAACACGACTGCAATCAAACATAACATGATGCATGATTTAGCCTGAACAGGGCATAAGGGAGTGCAATATCTTTCAATAATATCataattgttttaatgatgtggaAGCTGGAATTATCACTCACCATGCAAAAACgaacaaaaatataactttcAAAACGGTTGAGCATCTCTGAAAAAAACAGTGTGGTGTTTAATTCCTGAATGGAATTCTAAGTGTGAATTTGATTTGCTTGGTAATAGCCTACAATGTCTTACTATTCTAATagaattgattaattaattgtaaGAATTTAATATGAAAGATGATGCACACATCTAACAaggtaaggaaaaaaaaaaattaaagctgcccCTGAAAATCATTTATGTGGCAAATACTGACTAATGAAAAAGTTCATATTTATCACTGCAGTGAACTGACCACCACACACAATATGAAGAATATGAAAAGCTAAACCAGCTAAGGTACAAACACCAAAAGATCTTCAGCAAAATATCATCTAATCATTGTTttagacattgtttttttttttggtaaacctCACACAATCCTTCAAAACCATTACAGCTCTAACTAACCGACTAGATGACAGGAGTGTTTGGGTAAATGTTGTTCAATATAAACCAACTCACCTGTCATAAGCCTCTTTAAGGTCTCTTGCTAATTTACACTTGGGAAGGATTTGGCGAAACGGCGACTGTGGAGTGCTGTCCGCTGTAATGACAGGTAAACAGCGCGGTGAAAATGACGCAGCACCTTCAGTAACTGTGAGTGCAGGACAAACACTAGAGATGTCTCACTCTCGGTCATGGTGGTGACCTCGTCCTGCACTGCCAGCATGAGCTTGGCCTCTCTGGTGAGGTACTGACACCTGCGCTCCTCGTGCTGCAGGGCGATGGCGATGCGACGGGACAGGTTATGCATGCAGTTGATGACCGAGGCGTCTGCATTGGCCTGTAGACGGCAGAAAATCCAGATGGAAGATGGTTATTGTTCAGCTGATCATTTATTGCTCTTAACTATTATTAGTTcattaaacatcattaaaaatgcaatgattGATGCATACACCTCTTCTATGATAACCATGTTTTAATTTGTATGTACACTAATTTTGATATTTCGCGGGGACttacagtaaaacatttcaaactgtcCTGAAATCATAATGAAAACGGACtctttaaaaatatgaaacattatgaagttctGCATACTCTTCTAAAGAgggatacataaataaataaataaatataaatatgtgaatAAACACAATTTCAAATTCTAACTCAAGCTCATTGCTTAATGTACTATTTGTATTTCCCTTTCCTGGACACAGTTCTTTGTCTctgacaataaaatacaataaagttctttgtttttttgcttcTAACTTGTTTGTCTTGTTTGACTTCACAATGCCTGAaattttattttcagacatgGAGCCATCGTGCGTGTGCAAAGCGCCAGAGTTAcatgattattaaatatttatgtaaattaatctttattaaacATAAAAGTGTCTTTCAGAGTTACATGCATTATTCCACAAGTTACTGAAAAATCAAAAATTGATATTCTCTAAGTATTTGATGAGTGGGTCATGGAAGTATGCAACTTTTTGTCTAtgtctattcatttatttcaaaattaaaaatgcagtaactCATGACTTGAATACACACCCCTTCTATGATAAACAATATCTGTTTTAAAACAGATTGGTAACACTTAGAAACCTTcatgtttaatgcattaaaatgggtTATTAAAGGGTATAATGCATTACTACTAGtcataatgtgtatatttaagaGGGGGCATAAAGTACAAcctaatattttattgaatattcTCTTGAATCAGATGGTAAATTTGCAGATTAATGGTGGGCACAGTGACAGAGGGAGTGGGCATGCTGGAGAACTGATAGGAGTGTGAGTTTGCGTTTTCTGCAGCTGGAGCTGTGCCTCAGGCCTCTGGCGTGTCGAGTCATGGTGGCTCAGGGGTGGGTCTGGTCGTGTGCAGGCTGATTGTGCAGAGAACAGAGTCCCGCCTCCCTGTCAGTCTGCCTGATAGACAGCACTCTGGAGGTTTATCACAACCCACACCCTTTCTGAGAAGCCAGAACTAAACACTTGACCTCAGACAGCTTCACAAACAGCTGATTCACTATACAGTGCCTCCACCAAGTACTTAGACAATGAGGTCAATATTCTAATAGTATACATTTTATTGCAATGTGAGTCAAACCGTGATCAAACCAAATGATGAAAGTCTTCAGATACTGTACATCTTGCACCTTAATTTAGAACAAAGTACTGTTGTTTTATACTGCATATGTGTGATTGTGTATTTcgttaaaatgcattgcatttggtgagatattttatatatttaatgtcatgataatcatattttaagtttattttaatatttttgttgcatttcATGATAGTATATTAAATGACAAACTtttaaactgacaaaaatgtcattttatacattcaaatgcatatattttatttcagtatataaaaaaaatcatgagcaATCATCCTATCATGAATTTAAATTGAACTATTTTGCACATCACTGTTTAAAATACAGTGggcaacaaaaatattaaaattaacttaaaatgtgtgattattatgtttattatatttatatgaaatatataaaatatctaaccaaatgcaatgcattttaatgaaaaaaacacaacatgTTGTTTTATTCTATGTAACTTACTCCATAACAAACTTGTACATTTTGTAGGAAATTTGTGCTTGTGCgctttctttaaaataacttggtttgataatttctatatttaatgTCATGACAGTCACACCTTTTTAGGTGTCTCAATACTTCTGTCTAAATTTGTTTTTCACTTGAATTCATTATAGTATATTAATTTCTAAACTTTTCACATAGAAAAGTCTTAATAGATTTGTGTTCAAgagtttaaatgtattgttttcttaCCCTTAATGCAAAAACGACACTGAACAGGATCATGGTGGGCAGATCTCTTTTGGGCGAGGGGTCAGTTTTGGAGACCTGGTGAaataacataattaataaacGGATTTACATTAAgctcattttattattaagcatATATTTCATGGAGAAATGAGCaatgataaataatgttttttttccctttaagcGTTGCATTGTAACAGTACGTTAACTGAATGTTGCATAAAGAGTACTGTAGTTCAGTAGTCTTTTAAGAAACtactaattattttttacatttgagaaATAAATGTGAACTTTTAAGTATGTGTATGCAGATTATACCTTCACTGTGCATGTGTGCAAGTTAGTGTAACTGATGCAATTTATGACGCAGCATAGATAACAGACAAAGTGATCTTTTAATAATCAGAATCAATACTGAATTTACTTGTagcttgaatttatttattatgaatctTAGCTGTTAAATTATGCTCAAATTTGTGTTCAACAAATGCAAAGTGTTTGTTTGCAGGAGAAGCACTTCTTTCTACAGTGGACTCCTCCTAACATatattttctgtcaaacagaAGGTGGAGCTCTTAGCCTGTGTTCATgcaccacacatagactcctgaTGACTTAAACATGAGATGTTTATGTGAAGAATAAATGGTTACTAAACTGCACAGTTCAAAATAATTTCCTTCACTCTCAGACTATGAAATATAATAACAGCAATATAACATTCAAAGGTTTGTGGtcagcatgtttttatttattatgttattatttaacaattaaaagaacgaaagacttaaactacttcagtctgtgtgcattgaatttatttaatacacaagttttacaatttgagttgaattactgaaaaaaataaacttttccatgacattcaaatTCATTAAGATGCACCTGTTTGTATTTATTCgtaattttattttgaagaaataattaatacttttatttgcaAGGATGCACATTGAGCAAAAGTGCCGGtcaagacatgtataatgttacaaaacattatttttcaaataaatcctcTTCTGTAGCACTTTCTACTTTGGTTTCCAGAGAAATAttagcagcacaactcttttcaacatcgatgataataataataaatgtttcttgatcagcatattagaatgatttctgaaggatcatgtgtcactgaagactggagcaatgatgctgaaaatacagctttgcaacacaggaataaatggcattttaaaacaaaataaaatacaaaagactcattttaaattgtaatattattccaCAACTTCTGCAAAATCTTAagagaccccaaacttttgaacgatatcctatgtcttttaataactggCCTGAAATCTTTCATATAGAGATTTAGCTCGTCTCACCTGAATTGTATGTGGAGGCTGTAATAAGGTTGGATGTCCGACGAAGCGCACATTGTCTATTTTTAGCTCAAACTTCTTGCCGCACATATCAGACTTGGTGGCCAGGATGGTGGCGAGAATAAcatcagaaaacctttaaaaggaGAGGAGTAGAAAGAAGAATAAAGGACAGTGATCAGAACAAGTGCGACTAAAATCAGTGCAATTAAAGTGGAGGGTCCGATTGGCTTTCAAGCTCTAATCTACTCAGCACTGAGAATTACACAGTCTGAGCTATATTTCTAGGGGATTCACAAGGGAAGGATGATTGGACAAGTGATTTGGTGATCCGGACTCTTTTTCCTGATCTAAATACACCACTAACCTCTAAACTGTGTGAATGTTTGGTGACTAAATCAATCTGGCAGAGACCTGTTTATAGTTCATCCATTCAGACAAGGCTTCATAGAGAGGATTAAACCCCAAGAATGCCAAAATTAATTGGTctgatttatacatttaatcactTTCTTGTGAGGAAGAAAAATGAAAGGAAGACAGGTCTTTAAGTGTACTGAGTTCATGAACATTGCATTAATGCAGGCCCACCACCTATACAACTTTTGGCTGAATGACATTTCTAGATTGCAAGATTAACCCACATGATTTATTATTATGGGATAATgtcttttaaaacaaaattataacatTGCAACTTTTTTCAGATATCTTACTGCGACCCAAGTTGATACTATGAACTTAGATTACATAAATAGTAAATAACACACAATTACTCACAGTTTCCCAGATTACATTTGCCATTGAATGCATACATATGTGATCTAGAAATATACATAATATGCCAGACAAATTATAAGGGAGAAAGTGTGAACAAAGGTGGGGTGCTCTGGAGAAAGGAGAGGTGGTTCAGAATGGTGGTTCAATCTTACCCTTCTACCAACTGTTCATCAGTTAGTGGAGTTTGTTCACTGAAATGGGAATAGGGCCATAaagaaaggaagaagaaaaaaataggaaaaatgcAGCAGACAAGTCGGCAGGATGCATGACATAAGGgtgacaaaaacaaaccaaattttAAGATTGGTCAACCAGGacaacaagttttttttcttcaaaaaaattgtgataactttttttttttttttttgcat
The sequence above is drawn from the Carassius auratus strain Wakin chromosome 5, ASM336829v1, whole genome shotgun sequence genome and encodes:
- the LOC113082591 gene encoding GATOR complex protein NPRL3-like isoform X1 → MFQKRIRMYKQWSEDINADAELMWKQSESSLLPNGEKTSPISVILVSSGSRGNKLLFRYPFQRVSEKTSSATSKQRSPYVLNTSGDSIEDQDGDSSEQTPLTDEQLVEGFSDVILATILATKSDMCGKKFELKIDNVRFVGHPTLLQPPHTIQVSKTDPSPKRDLPTMILFSVVFALRANADASVINCMHNLSRRIAIALQHEERRCQYLTREAKLMLAVQDEVTTMTETDSTPQSPFRQILPKCKLARDLKEAYDSLCTTGVVRLHVNNWLEVSFCLPHKIHHVGGKHIPPEALERSLKAIRPYHALLLLDNEKALLAQLPLDCSPALVRLIKTCSAVKNLQQLAQDTDLALLQVFQIAAHLVYWGKAIIIYPLCENNVYMLSPHANICIYSPLAEQFALQFPGHDLPSMLAKFSLPVSLSEFRNPLDAPVHEAQLIQMVVWMLQHRLLFQLHTYVCLLVPPIEEEPGLQEEEPPLVTRVTGRSLSTPSALSFGSPTSSDDMTLTSPSMDNSSAELQTGGDSPLNKRMTETLLASLTEHERQTILRVPAAQNPEDLRLFARLLHYFRGHHHLEEIMYNENMRRSQLKTLYDKFRSVLVITNHEDPIISLFQCPPD
- the LOC113082591 gene encoding GATOR complex protein NPRL3-like isoform X2; the encoded protein is MYKQWSEDINADAELMWKQSESSLLPNGEKTSPISVILVSSGSRGNKLLFRYPFQRVSEKTSSATSKQRSPYVLNTSGDSIEDQDGDSSEQTPLTDEQLVEGFSDVILATILATKSDMCGKKFELKIDNVRFVGHPTLLQPPHTIQVSKTDPSPKRDLPTMILFSVVFALRANADASVINCMHNLSRRIAIALQHEERRCQYLTREAKLMLAVQDEVTTMTETDSTPQSPFRQILPKCKLARDLKEAYDSLCTTGVVRLHVNNWLEVSFCLPHKIHHVGGKHIPPEALERSLKAIRPYHALLLLDNEKALLAQLPLDCSPALVRLIKTCSAVKNLQQLAQDTDLALLQVFQIAAHLVYWGKAIIIYPLCENNVYMLSPHANICIYSPLAEQFALQFPGHDLPSMLAKFSLPVSLSEFRNPLDAPVHEAQLIQMVVWMLQHRLLFQLHTYVCLLVPPIEEEPGLQEEEPPLVTRVTGRSLSTPSALSFGSPTSSDDMTLTSPSMDNSSAELQTGGDSPLNKRMTETLLASLTEHERQTILRVPAAQNPEDLRLFARLLHYFRGHHHLEEIMYNENMRRSQLKTLYDKFRSVLVITNHEDPIISLFQCPPD
- the LOC113082591 gene encoding GATOR complex protein NPRL3-like isoform X4 → MCGKKFELKIDNVRFVGHPTLLQPPHTIQVSKTDPSPKRDLPTMILFSVVFALRANADASVINCMHNLSRRIAIALQHEERRCQYLTREAKLMLAVQDEVTTMTETDSTPQSPFRQILPKCKLARDLKEAYDSLCTTGVVRLHVNNWLEVSFCLPHKIHHVGGKHIPPEALERSLKAIRPYHALLLLDNEKALLAQLPLDCSPALVRLIKTCSAVKNLQQLAQDTDLALLQVFQIAAHLVYWGKAIIIYPLCENNVYMLSPHANICIYSPLAEQFALQFPGHDLPSMLAKFSLPVSLSEFRNPLDAPVHEAQLIQMVVWMLQHRLLFQLHTYVCLLVPPIEEEPGLQEEEPPLVTRVTGRSLSTPSALSFGSPTSSDDMTLTSPSMDNSSAELQTGGDSPLNKRMTETLLASLTEHERQTILRVPAAQNPEDLRLFARLLHYFRGHHHLEEIMYNENMRRSQLKTLYDKFRSVLVITNHEDPIISLFQCPPD
- the LOC113082591 gene encoding GATOR complex protein NPRL3-like isoform X3 translates to MFQKRIRMYKQWSEDINADAELMWKQSESSLLPNGEKTSPISVILVSSGSRGNKLLFRYPFQRVSEKTSSATSKQRSPYVLNTSGDSIEDQDGDSRFSDVILATILATKSDMCGKKFELKIDNVRFVGHPTLLQPPHTIQVSKTDPSPKRDLPTMILFSVVFALRANADASVINCMHNLSRRIAIALQHEERRCQYLTREAKLMLAVQDEVTTMTETDSTPQSPFRQILPKCKLARDLKEAYDSLCTTGVVRLHVNNWLEVSFCLPHKIHHVGGKHIPPEALERSLKAIRPYHALLLLDNEKALLAQLPLDCSPALVRLIKTCSAVKNLQQLAQDTDLALLQVFQIAAHLVYWGKAIIIYPLCENNVYMLSPHANICIYSPLAEQFALQFPGHDLPSMLAKFSLPVSLSEFRNPLDAPVHEAQLIQMVVWMLQHRLLFQLHTYVCLLVPPIEEEPGLQEEEPPLVTRVTGRSLSTPSALSFGSPTSSDDMTLTSPSMDNSSAELQTGGDSPLNKRMTETLLASLTEHERQTILRVPAAQNPEDLRLFARLLHYFRGHHHLEEIMYNENMRRSQLKTLYDKFRSVLVITNHEDPIISLFQCPPD
- the LOC113082632 gene encoding DNA-3-methyladenine glycosylase-like, whose protein sequence is MTTRKRKKSLLTLPQSECASDQTDGEPLKRPSQCQSDKIAVLQHLSPYFSVRESVRLSYSFFNQPCEDLAKAFLGKVLVRKLTDGTELRGRVVETEAYLGGEDKASHSAGGKRTERNTAMFMKPGTIYVYPIYGIYLCMNVSSQGEGAAVLVRSLEPLSAQDVMRGLRAAKRKAGAKILKEKELCNGPSKLCQALDIQRCFDRRDLATDTEVWLERDPEREAVCAGEVVSAPRIGVESHGEWATKPLRFYLRGHPCVSVLNRDAERQMQSSTDLHNTEMDRTV